A stretch of the Actinotalea sp. JY-7876 genome encodes the following:
- a CDS encoding helix-turn-helix transcriptional regulator: protein MAERTAPSGEAVHNRIAMLRAERGVSRRELADALGVHYQTIGYLERGEYSPSLHLALRIAEYFEVPVEVVFSVRPFPRLGSGAAGGRDA from the coding sequence TTGGCTGAGCGCACCGCGCCCTCGGGCGAGGCGGTCCACAACCGGATCGCGATGCTGCGCGCGGAGCGCGGCGTCTCTCGCCGCGAGCTGGCCGACGCCCTCGGCGTCCACTACCAGACCATCGGCTACCTCGAGCGTGGCGAGTACAGCCCGAGCCTGCACCTCGCGCTGCGCATCGCCGAGTACTTCGAGGTGCCGGTCGAGGTGGTCTTCTCGGTGCGTCCGTTCCCCCGGCTGGGCAGCGGCGCGGCCGGGGGACGGGACGCGTGA
- a CDS encoding ABC transporter permease — MSAATSGRAVTPASPLRHALRVGARRGLREFRISLRNPEDLLFYLGWGGGLLLYLVLNRDAVAPGTSLTMPTLVLPGALAAMLVFGGVLGPAFTLVIEREDGTLLRAKAAPNGMAGYVTGQVVVQALGILPMLTIILVPSVLFLGVDVHRGAVGWVVLAAALFLGLVATLPIGMVVGSVARKAGQVSTWGMLPILAMGAVSGIFVPITQLAPWMQAVGQVFPMYWLGHVMRWATLPDGATMLELGGEWRVLEAVGVLGVWTAVGLLLAPRVLRRMARRESGSAVEARRQERMQRIG, encoded by the coding sequence ATGAGCGCGGCGACGAGCGGGCGGGCGGTGACGCCGGCGTCCCCGCTGCGCCACGCGCTCCGGGTCGGGGCCCGGCGCGGCCTGAGGGAGTTCCGGATCAGCCTGCGCAATCCCGAGGACCTGCTGTTCTACCTCGGCTGGGGCGGCGGCCTGCTGCTCTACCTCGTGCTCAACCGCGACGCCGTCGCGCCGGGGACGTCGCTGACGATGCCGACGCTCGTGCTTCCCGGAGCGCTCGCCGCGATGCTCGTCTTCGGCGGTGTGCTCGGGCCCGCGTTCACGCTCGTCATCGAGCGTGAGGACGGGACGCTCCTGCGCGCGAAGGCGGCCCCGAACGGCATGGCCGGGTACGTGACGGGACAGGTCGTCGTCCAGGCGCTCGGCATCCTGCCGATGCTCACGATCATCCTGGTGCCGTCCGTCCTGTTCCTCGGCGTCGACGTCCACCGCGGCGCCGTCGGCTGGGTCGTGCTGGCGGCCGCGCTGTTCCTGGGCCTGGTGGCGACGCTGCCGATCGGCATGGTCGTGGGATCCGTCGCGCGCAAGGCGGGCCAGGTGAGCACCTGGGGCATGCTGCCGATCCTGGCGATGGGCGCCGTCTCGGGGATCTTCGTGCCCATCACCCAGCTCGCCCCGTGGATGCAGGCCGTGGGCCAGGTGTTCCCGATGTACTGGCTGGGCCACGTGATGCGCTGGGCGACCCTGCCCGACGGCGCCACGATGCTCGAGCTCGGAGGCGAGTGGCGCGTCCTGGAGGCCGTGGGCGTCCTGGGCGTGTGGACCGCCGTCGGCCTGCTGCTCGCCCCGCGCGTGCTCCGTAGGATGGCGCGCCGGGAGTCGGGCTCGGCCGTCGAGGCTCGCAGGCAGGAACGGATGCAGCGGATTGGCTGA
- a CDS encoding aldo/keto reductase, translating to MQQRRIGDRSVSAIGLGGMPMSIEGRPDEARSIATIHAALDAGVTLIDTADSYHRDPTDVGHNELLIAKALRLAGTGPDDVLVATKGGHRRPGDGSWYVQGDAAYLKQACEASLQRLDVEAIGLYQFHRTDPAVPYEESVGALRDLLDEGKILMAGISNASPDQIRLAQEVLGGRLVSVQNQFSPAFRSSEPELELCAELDIAFLPWSPLGGIKNAGDLGGNHAAFAQVAAERGVSPQQVCLAWELAKADVVVPIPGASRPESITDSVRAAELELTAEELARLDG from the coding sequence GTGCAGCAGCGCCGCATCGGCGACCGGTCCGTCAGCGCCATCGGCCTGGGCGGCATGCCCATGTCCATCGAGGGCCGGCCCGACGAGGCCCGGTCGATCGCCACGATCCACGCCGCGCTCGACGCGGGCGTGACGCTCATCGACACAGCGGACAGCTACCACCGCGACCCGACCGACGTCGGCCACAACGAGCTGCTCATCGCCAAGGCGCTGCGGCTCGCCGGCACGGGACCGGACGACGTCCTCGTCGCGACCAAGGGCGGCCACCGCCGCCCGGGCGACGGCTCCTGGTACGTCCAGGGCGACGCCGCCTACCTCAAGCAGGCGTGCGAGGCGTCCCTGCAGCGCCTCGACGTCGAGGCGATCGGCCTCTACCAGTTCCACCGGACCGACCCAGCCGTGCCGTACGAGGAGTCCGTCGGCGCGCTCCGCGACCTGCTCGACGAGGGCAAGATCCTCATGGCGGGCATCTCGAACGCGAGCCCGGACCAGATCCGGCTCGCGCAGGAGGTCCTCGGCGGGCGCCTGGTCTCCGTCCAGAACCAGTTCTCGCCGGCGTTCCGCAGCAGCGAGCCGGAGCTCGAGCTGTGCGCCGAGCTCGACATCGCCTTCCTGCCCTGGAGCCCGCTCGGGGGCATCAAGAACGCCGGTGACCTGGGCGGCAACCACGCGGCGTTCGCGCAGGTGGCCGCGGAGCGCGGCGTGAGCCCGCAGCAGGTCTGCCTCGCGTGGGAGCTGGCCAAGGCCGACGTCGTCGTCCCGATCCCCGGCGCGAGCCGCCCGGAGAGCATCACGGACTCGGTGCGCGCTGCCGAGCTGGAGCTCACGGCCGAGGAGCTGGCGCGGCTCGACGGCTGA
- a CDS encoding ABC transporter ATP-binding protein codes for MDDEAVAVSGLRMRYGTTDVLDGVDLCVRRGEVVALLGPNGAGKTTTVEILEGFRERSAGDVRVLGEDPATAPESWRAGIGVVLQSWRDHRRWRVRELLAHLGDYYRPYGTPDRARPRDVDELLATVGLADAADQMLMRLSGGQRRRLDVAIGIVGRPELLFLDEPTAGFDPEARRDFHEVVHALVDLEDTTVLLTTHDLAEAEKLADRILILAGGRIVADGSPDALARQTASRAEVRWSRDGERFVHAADDATAFVRELLQHEGVTDLEVRRASLEDAYVRLVHEHEHEHGGFGTTLSFDGAVR; via the coding sequence ATGGACGACGAGGCGGTCGCCGTGAGCGGCCTGCGGATGCGCTACGGGACCACGGACGTGCTCGACGGGGTCGACCTCTGTGTCCGGCGCGGCGAGGTGGTCGCCCTCCTCGGTCCCAACGGCGCCGGCAAGACGACGACGGTCGAGATCCTCGAGGGCTTCCGTGAGCGCTCGGCGGGGGACGTGCGCGTGCTCGGCGAGGACCCCGCGACCGCACCCGAGAGCTGGCGCGCGGGGATCGGCGTCGTGCTCCAGTCCTGGCGGGACCACCGCCGGTGGCGCGTGCGCGAGCTGCTCGCCCACCTCGGCGACTACTACCGGCCCTACGGCACGCCGGACCGCGCGCGGCCGCGCGACGTCGACGAGCTGCTGGCCACCGTCGGTCTCGCCGACGCGGCGGACCAGATGCTGATGCGGCTGTCCGGCGGGCAGCGGCGCCGGCTCGACGTCGCCATCGGGATCGTCGGCCGGCCGGAGCTGCTCTTCCTCGACGAGCCCACCGCCGGCTTCGACCCCGAGGCGCGCCGCGACTTCCACGAGGTGGTCCACGCGCTCGTCGACCTGGAGGACACCACGGTGCTGCTGACCACGCACGACCTCGCCGAGGCCGAGAAGCTCGCGGACCGGATCCTCATCCTCGCCGGTGGGCGCATCGTCGCCGACGGCAGCCCCGACGCGCTCGCGCGCCAGACCGCGAGCCGCGCCGAGGTCCGGTGGTCGCGCGACGGGGAGCGCTTCGTCCACGCGGCCGACGACGCCACGGCGTTCGTCCGCGAGCTGCTCCAGCACGAGGGCGTCACCGACCTCGAGGTCCGGCGCGCCAGCCTCGAGGACGCCTACGTGCGGCTCGTGCACGAGCACGAGCACGAGCACGGCGGGTTTGGCACGACCCTGAGCTTCGACGGAGCGGTCCGATGA
- the dtd gene encoding D-aminoacyl-tRNA deacylase: MRAVVQRVTRASVTVAGEVVGAIDRPGLAVLVGVTHDDGPEQVARIARKIAELRILRDERSAVDAGAPVLVVSQFTLYGDTRKGRRPTWHAAAPGPVAEPLVAQVVAALRESGLEVATGVFGADMAVELVNDGPVTILLEA, encoded by the coding sequence GTGAGGGCCGTCGTGCAGCGCGTGACCCGCGCGTCGGTCACCGTCGCCGGCGAGGTCGTGGGCGCGATCGACCGCCCGGGCCTGGCCGTCCTGGTCGGCGTCACGCACGACGACGGGCCGGAGCAGGTGGCGCGGATCGCCCGGAAGATCGCGGAGCTGCGCATCCTGCGCGACGAGCGCTCGGCCGTGGACGCGGGGGCGCCGGTGCTCGTCGTCAGCCAGTTCACGCTCTACGGCGACACGCGCAAGGGCCGGCGGCCCACCTGGCACGCCGCCGCGCCGGGCCCCGTGGCGGAGCCGCTCGTCGCGCAGGTCGTGGCGGCCCTGCGCGAGAGCGGACTCGAGGTCGCCACGGGCGTGTTCGGCGCCGACATGGCGGTGGAGCTGGTCAACGACGGCCCGGTGACGATCCTGCTCGAGGCCTGA